The Canis lupus familiaris isolate Mischka breed German Shepherd unplaced genomic scaffold, alternate assembly UU_Cfam_GSD_1.0 chrUn_S1672H1866, whole genome shotgun sequence DNA segment ATGTGGAAAGCATCAAAGCTTAAAATCTGTAGAGGAAACTCCAGATTCAGAGCTGCAACATGTGAAATCTGTGAAATTGACCCCACGGGTAAAGAAGCAGGAAGTAAAATCTGGGAATGTGACCAGACGAGCAAAGTTTCAAGGAGTAAACTCTGTAGACTTAGCCCCAAGCCAACAGTTTCAAGGGATGGCACTCATGAATCTCACTTCTGGGCCAGAACAGGATGGCAAGATATCTGTAATCTCATCAAAGCAGCAATGGAAGAATTCAGAGCAACTGAAGAGAAGGCTTAAGGCAGAAGATGGGATGTCTCTGGAGTTAATTccagaactaaaatttaaaggCAGAAAATTAGAAGACCTCAATTTTGAGTTAGGATTTGAAGATATAAAATCACTTGATTGGACTCCTGAATCAAATATTCAAGGTTTAAAACCTAAGGAATTCAACCTTGAACCACAGTTGCAAAGCCTAAAATCTCCTAAGttgaccccagggccccagtTGCACCAAGTAAAACCCTCAGAGTCAGCTTCAGAGCCACAGCTTTGTGTAAAAACTCTTGAGTTACAACAAGAGCCGCTGCTTGAAAGTATGAGATGTATTCAGTGGATACCGGGACCTAAGTTCCAAGCCGTGAAATCTGTAGACTTAAATCTTGGGTCACATTCTCCAGGTGTTAAATCTGCAGGGTTGAAATCTTCGACACAGTTAAGAGATGTAAAGTCATCTGAATTGACTCTAGGGCCAAAACCTCAAAGTGCAACATATACAGAGTTCAACCTTGGGCCACAGCTGCAGAATGTGAAAACCCCTGAGGTGCTACCAGGACCACAGCTGCAAAAAGGGAAGGCTTTGGCATCCACCTCAGAGCCACAGCTTCAAGATGTAAAAACTACTGAGTTCAAAAAAGAGCCACAGCTTGAAACTGTGAGACGTATTCAGTGGATACCAGGACCTGATTTCCAAGCCGTGAAATCTGTAGACTTAAATCTCGGGTCACATTCTCCAGGTGTTAAATCTGCAGGGTTGAAATCCTCGATACAGTTAAGAGATGTGAAGTCATCTGAATTGACTCCAGGGCCAAAACCTCAAAGTGCAACATATACAGAGTTCAACTTTGGGCCACAGCTGCAGAATGTGAAAACCCCTGAGGTGCTACCAGGACCACAGCTGCAAAAAGGGAAGGCTTTGGCATCCACCTCGGAGCCACAGCTTCAAGATGTAAAAACTATTGGGTTCAAAGAGAGCCACAGCTTGAAACTGTGAGACGTATTCAGTGGATACCAGGACCTGATTTCCAAGCTGTGAAATCTGTAGAGTTAAATCTTGGGTTACAATCTCAAGGTGTCAAGTCTGCAGAGTTGAAAGCTTTGAAACAGTTAAGAGATAGAAGGTCATCTGCGTTGACTCCAAGGCCAAAGCTCCAAGATATACAATCTTCGTCATCACTCCAGGAACATCAGCCTCAAGGTTTCGATTTGAAACCTTGTCTACAGGTTAGAAGTGTGAAATCATGTGACCTGACTTCAAAGTCAAAGTTTTGTGATATAAAATCTATGACATTCAAATCTAGGCTTTGCTTGCATGATAGGAATCTACTAAATTGACTGCAGGACCAAAGCTTCAAGAAGTGAAATCCTTACAGTCATCCCCAAGAGCACAGCTTCAAGGTGGGAGGTCTCTAGTGCTTGCGGAAGGGCCACAGCTTCCTGACACAAAATCTGGGGTATTAAGCCAAGTGTCACAATTACAAAGTGGTACAACTATAGAGCTGAACTCCCCACGACACTTGAAAAGGATGAAGTCATCTGAGTTGACTCTTCGGACAAAGCTTCAAGGTGTGAAATCTGAGAATTTCAACTCTGGGTCACAGTGGCAAGATCTAAAATCTTCTAAGTTATCACCTGAGATAAAGTCCCAAGATATGACATTTATTGAGTTAAATCCAAGTTCCCAGATGGAAGGCATAACCTTTTCTAAACCGACTGCAGGGACAAAGATTCAAGGTGCCAAATTTACAGATTTGTTTGGGTCATCGTTACAAGGTGTGAATGCTGCTGAGGGGACCTCACAGTCAAAGCTTCAAAGTGTAAAACATAAAGAAAGCGACCCCAGTCCCCAGACGCAAGTTGTGAAATCCTCGGACCTGAACCTTGGATCAGAGCTTCCAAATATGAAACTGGCGTCCAGCCCTGAGCCACAGTTTCAAGGAGAGAAATGTTCTAAGTTAATCTCAGAAACAGAGTGTCAAGATGTGGAATCTGTGAAGTTCAAACCTGGGCCACAGTTGAGGGGTATGAAATCTTCCGAACTGATATCAGGGACAAAGCTTCAAAAGGTGCAATCAGTGGATTTCAAGTCAGCCCCACAGTTACAAGATATGAAACCTTCTAGGTTGATCATGGGTATAAAGCTTCAAGACATTAAATCTACGAATTTCAAGTCTGGACCACACTTGCAGGATGTGAAGTCTTCTCAAGTGATCCCAAGGGAAAAGCTTCAAGGTATGAAATCTGTAGAACTGAAACCTAATCCAAAGTTACAAGGTGAGAAATCTTCTGATTTGACCCTGGGGAGGAAGTTTCCAGCTGTGAAATCAGGCCCACAGTTACAAGATGTGAAATGCTCTGAGTTGATCATGGGTATAAAGCTTCAAGATACAAAATCTACGGGGTTCAGTTCTAGATCACACTTTCAAGGTATGAAGTCTTCTaaagtgatcccagggtcaaagCTTCAAGAAGTGAAATCCTCTGAGTTCAACCATGGTCCAAAGCTACAAGGTGGGAAATCTAATTTAACCCAGAAGAGGAAGTTTCAAGGTATGAAACCGGTGGAGTTCAACCCTGGACCACAGAGACAAGGTGAGAAATCTGATTGGATACCTGAGTGCAGGCTTCGAGATTTGAAATCAGTTGAGTTAAAACCTGTTCCACAGTTACAAGGTGTAACCTCTTCTGAGTTGGCACCAGAAACAAAGCTTCAAAGTGGAGAATCTGTGGGAGTTCCTTGCCAGACCCATGAAGCAAGATATGAAATCTCTTGAATGGACTCTAGGTGGCAAAGGTCAAAGATGTGAAATCTTTGGGGTTTGGGTCAGCCCACAGTTACAAAACAGGAAACTGCATATTGTTGACACCAGGGGCACACCTTCCAGGTGTGAAATCTATGAAATTCAACCCCGGGGCAAAGTTGCAAGGGTGCAAAATCTCCTGAGTCCAATAAACCTTCGAATAATGAAAACGACAGAAGTCAAACCATGACCCAGAATTCAGGTTGCCAAACCCCTCTGAGTTAGCCTTGAAATCAAAGACTTGCAGTGTGATAATCTTCTGAGTTCAAAGCTGGGAAACAGTGGCAAGAAGAGAAATCTTGTAAGTTGAAACCATGGCCCGAGCTTCAAAGTATGAAATTTATGGTATACAATCCTGGACACATCTGCAACatataaaatcttcagaattATGCAAAGAGACAAAGCTTCACGATGTGAAAGCTATGGAATTCAATCCGAGCAGCAGTTGCAAGATGTGAAATCTCCCGAGTTATGCAAGGGAACAGGTATGCTTCAAGGTATGCAGTCTTTTGAGCTTCAATCCTGGGCCACAGCTACAAGAGATAAAATCTGAGTTGTGCACAGATGTGAAGCTTCCATATGAGCAATTTCTGGAATTCAGCATGAGCCTTAAATTACAAGGTGGGAAATCCTCTGAATTGAATCCAGGGCCACAGCTTCAGTGTACAAATCTTGTGGCATTCAGCACTGGGCCACAATTGAAAGGTGTAAAATCTGAGTTGAATCCTCAGCCGGGGCTTCAAGGTATAAAATCTCAGGTGTTCTGCCTTGGGCCACATGTGCAAGGTGTGAATTCTTCTGCATTTATTTCAAACCCAAAACTGCAGTGCGTAAATTCTTTTGGATGCACCCTGAGCCACCTTTGCAAGGTATAAACCCTTCTGAATTAACTTTAGTTTCAAAACTTCAAGGTATGAAGTCTTCTGAAGTGAGTTCAGGGACAGAGATTGCAAGTGAGACATCTATGGTGTTCAACCCTGACGGCATTTGCAAGATATGAAATCTGAATTGATTCCAGGGTCGAAGTTTCTAGTGTTTGCACCTATGGAATGCAACCCTGGGCCACAGATGAAGTGTGTAAATTCTTCTGAGTTGAATGCAGAGCCAAAATTACAATGTGTAAATTCTATGGGGTGCAAACGTGGGCCACTTTTGGAAGGCGTACAGTCTTTTGGGTTGACTTCAGGGAGAAAATGTCAACAAGGTATGGGATCTGAGGTGAATCCAGGGACTAAGAAGCAAAGTGAGACATCTGTGGTGTTCAACTTGGAATCACATTTGCAATGTTTGAAATCTGAATTGATTCCAGGGTCAAAGTTTCTAGGTGTAGCACCTATGGAATGCAACCCTGGGCCACAGGTGAAGTGTGTAAATTCTTCTGAGTTGAATCCAGAGTCAAAATTACCATGTGTAAATTCTACGGGGTGCATACTTGGGCCGCCTTTGCAAGGTATACAATCTTTTGAGTTGACTTCAGGGATTAAATGTCAAGGTATGGGACCTTTTGATTTGAATCTGGGAACGGAAGTTCTAGGTGTAAATCTGTTATGTTCAACCCTATGCAACATTTACAAAATGTGAAATGGAATTGACTCCAGGGACACAGTTTCAAGTATAACATCACGGGAGTTCAACTGGGGCCCACAGCTGCAAAGCATGAATTCTTCTGATTTGAAACCAGGGTTAGAACTTCAATGCATAAATTCCATAAAGTTTAATCCAGGGCCACAGATGCACGGCACAAAGCCCTCTGAAACTAACCCTACATCAGAATATCAAGGTACAAAATCTATTCTGTTCAACGCTGGAGCATATTGGCAAGGTGTAAAATCTTCTGAGTTAATTCCAGGGACAAAGTTTCCAGAAATCCAGTTTTTGGAGAATCACTGTGGGTCACAGCCACAAGTTGTACAGTCGGTGTTCACTTTAGGCTCTCCGTTAAATGGTATGaaatctgtgttattttttaCCAGAGCCACTGCTTAACGATGTAAAGTCGGTGGAGAGATGAACAAAGAGCCACTGCTTGTGGTGCAAATTCTGTGAAACTGATTTCAGGCTCCGAGCTGCAAGACTTGAAATGTGAGACGTTTGCACTAgagccatgttttaaaaaaatgaaatatgtggaGTTAAATCCAGGGCCACATCCTCAAGGTATGAATTCTGAGGAGTTGCCCTCACACCTTAGACAGACATAGTGTGAGATCTGTGGTGTTTGCACCAAAGCTGTGTTTTCAAGATGTGAAATCTCTGGAGTTGAAACCAGGACCGCAACCTCAAAATGTGAATTCTAAGGATTTGAATTCTTGCCTCCGGCAGAAATCTGTGGTGTTTGAATCAGAGCCACGTTCTCAAGATGTGAAATCTTTGAAATCAAACCTATTGCCACATTGTCAAAGTGCTAATTCTTTAGGGTTGTCAACATGCCTCAAGTCACCACATGCTAACTCTGAGACCTTTGCACCAGAGCCATGTTTTCAAGATATGAACTCGGTAGAATTGACACCAGGGTTCCAACAGCAAGGTACGAATTGTCGAGAGCTGACTTCAGGATGGCAAGGTATGAAATCGGTGGTGTTGGCACCAGAGGCAACTAAAAAGTTTGCACCAGGACCATTGTTGACTAGCGTTAAATTTTCAGATTGGTCTCCGGAATCACAGCAACGAGATGAGAAATCTTTGGAGTTTACTCCAGATCCAAAGTTGCAAAGTATAAAACATGTGAAATTGTCCTCAGCCTCTCTACAGCAAGATACAAAATCTGTAGAGTTAGCACCGGGGGCACTGCTTCAAGGAACAAAAGCTGAGATGCTAAATCGGAAAAGAAGCTATCAAATCACAGACTCTGAGATAATCCCTAGGCCAGGGCATCAGTTTGTAGAATGTGCAGAGATGATCCCGACACCAAAGCATCAAGTCCCtaaatctatgaatttgatttCAATACCAGTTTATCACATCACAGAAAGGTTGGCACATCAAGGCAACGAAACCACAGAAAAATCTGTGGAGTTGACCCCAAAGCCAACAAGTAAAGCCATGGATTCTTCAAGAGTGCCTCTAAGGCTAGATCTTCAAGTACCAGAATCTGTTGATCGGACTCCAGTGCTAAGGAATCAAGGTTCTAAATCCTCGAAATTAACCCTAAAGAAAAGCTACCAAATCCCAGAAACTCTAGAGTTGCTCTCTGAGTCACGGCCTCAACTTAGAGATTTGAGAGAGTTACATACAAGGCCACTGCAGCAAGCTGTAGGATTTGAAGAGATTACACCAGAGCCCAGGCATCACACTACAGAAACTGTGGGATTGACCTCCAAGGCAAGGCAAAAAGGGAAGGAATTCCTCGGAGTGACCCCAAAGCCAGTAAGCGAAACCACTGGATATTCAGAGAGATGTCCTAGGCCCTATCCTCAAGCACTAGAATTTGTGGAGGTGATCTCTGAGAAAAGACTGCAAAGAGGAGAATCTGACGCACTGATTACAAAGCCATTGCATCATGTTCCAGAATCTCCAGAAATGACATCAGGGCTAGGATATCAAGTTCCTGAATCTGTGGGTTTAACCTCTAGGCAATGGCTTCAAAGGAGACAATCTTTAGAGTTGCTCCAAAAGCAAACAGGTCAAGCTGTAGGACACACAGAGTCTGTAGAGCTCACATCTGAGACATGGCAGCCAGAGAATGGATCAGTGGGGCTACCACAGTCAGAgaatcaaagtataaaatattcacagaGAGCTCCAGGAGTACGGGCTCAAATTACAGAAGTTATGAGGATTAGTCCAAAGCCActagatcaagtcccaggatccaCAAAGACACAGCTTCAAGCTGCGCTCTCAATAGGAATAACCCCGGGAGCCCCCCAAAAAGTTACTGAGTATGTGAAAGTGACTCCTGGGCCACCACTTCAGGTTGTGAAGTCTGTAGCATTAACCCAGGGCCAGCCTTTCAAATGATAGACTATGTTCAGCTGACCCCAAAACTGCAAGATGTGAGACCCTCTGAGTTTACCTCAGAGCTGTGGTTGCAAAGTGTAAAATCTAAAGAATTAACCACAGAGCCAACACACCAAATTTTGGACATAATGAAGTCGACAGGCTTTCAGATTGTAAAGACTGTGTTAATCCCATGGCCACCACTTCAAATTGTAAATCTGAGGAGTTAGCACCAGGGCCAATTGCTCAGGTTGTAGAACCAATAGGAGTAGCATTAGGATCAGCGATAGAAGTAATAGATTGTTTCAATCTTCAAGAAATGGTAGAACCCGTGGAATTAACTCCAAGGCCAAATACCCATGTGAAATCTGCAGAATTACTCTCACAGCCAGCAtgtccctttgaggagcctgcagTGTTCACTCATGAACAAGGGCTTCAGGCTGTGAAAGCAATAGGGATAAAAATAAGGCCTCCTCAAATGATGGAATCTGAGGATTTGAATCTACGACAGGTATATCAGAATAGGGAATGTGAGGATTTTACATCAAGAGAGGAGTTACAAATAGAGAACTATCTCTCTAGATTTCTCCATAACTCTTCCAACTCCCTCATCACAAGTTCTGATGAAACAGAATTCGGAAGCCTTTGTGATTTTGAGGTGCCAGAAGTATCAAGGGCCTTGGATATAAGAAACATTGGGACAGATATTTTTCAGCCTGAAGAGTCCTTTATAGACCCTACTATGATACAATCTTCaactcttcccttttcccttcacaATCAACTCTCTGATAAGATAGCTAACATTGTAGAAACTCCACATTTTGAGAGCTCAGGAGTGGGTGTCCTATCTAAGACGACTGACAAGAAGCAGGTGGAAGAGCTAGGGAACTCACTCCAGGGCCTATCCCAACATCCACCACAAAGCTGGAGATCACCACCTAGGACATTCCACTCAGGCTCAAGAATTCAAAGAGGCCTTACCAGCTCTGTCCTGGGCAGACAACAGAACGTCTGGGAGAGTCACTCCTGGAGACAGCGACTACCTCGAAAATATCTCTCCAATATGCTAATGTTGGGGGATGTCTTGGGAACCACGATGGAAAGGAAGCTTTGTTCTCCAACATCTTTAATGGAAAGAGCCACTAGAGATATCCGTCAATCTATCCAGAATTTATTTGGGGTTCCAGCTGAACTGATGAAGCCTTCCCAGAGTCTGCTAGAGAAAGGTCGAGGTGTTATTCCTCAGCCTTCAGTGGCCAGAAACTACATTCAGAGGCACACTTCATGTCGTGGTCACGAGCAAAGAACAGCCTTAAGAATATGGACACGTAGCTCCATGTCCTCCATAATACAGCAATATTCTGGGACTAGAGTGAGATTAAAGAGAAGTTCAAAGCTCACTGATATATCCCAGGACATCTTTCAGCACATACCATTCAGCACATCAGAGggccagcctcctgccccagTACAGCTAGAGTCTTCCTTCAATATAGTTTTCACCAGGAAAGATTCTGTTCCAGTGGAAGAGAGTGAGAACTCTTTGAGTTTTGAGTCCCAACACAGTCTCAAGCCAAGTTATCTTCCCCACCAGGCCAAGACTGACTTCTCAGAACAGTTCCAGTTGCTACAAGATCTGCAGCTAAAAATAGCAGCAAAACTGTTAAGGAGTCAAATACCCCCAAATGTACCTCCACCTCTAACTTCAGGTCTGGTTTTAAAATACCCTATCTGCTTACAGTGTGGCCGATGTGCAGGATTTAATTGCTGTCATAAATTACAGGGCACTTTCGGACCTTACCTTCTTATCTATCCACAGCTCCACCTTGTACGCACTCCTGAGGGCCACGGAGAGATTAGGTTGCAACTTGGCTTTAGGTTGCAAACTGGGAAAAGACCCCAAGTCCCAAAGTACCACAGAAGAGACAGACCCATCACACCACGAAGTCCTATATCACCATCGCTAAGGACAGCGAAAGTCTATACTCGAGCTTCCAAGAGTCCTACTTCTACGATATATTTCCAGTCTGGATCTTCCCAGTCTCCTTCTCCTGTACGAGTCCACATCAGGCGAAGGCAGTATAGAGGCCCTGACCTAGTAGGAAAGACAGAAATTAGAAAGCCGGGGCTCTATGAATTTAGTCAGGTTCACTCTCTACCAGAGAGTGTCTCTGAAAGCAATCAGAATGTAAAATGGgctaaaaggaaaaccaaaaagaccCATAATCCAAAATACCCATACCCAATGAAAAGAATCACCAAGGGAAGcagaacacaaaacacaaaactctaCACAAATGGTAGAAGCATAATACAGAGTCCTTCTAGGGAATTACCAGCCCAGGTAAGAAGCAAGAGGACTGGAACATCTCAAACTACCTCTGCGTCTTTAAGAAGACAATCTAAGAAATCCTCCCAACCCAAATTCATTCAACTGCTTTTGCAAGGCCTAAAGCAAGCATTGCAGACAGCACACAGAATTATGACTTCTGCCGGGCAGAAGCCCGTGGACAGGCCACGGCCAGACCATTCGTGGTCAAGCAAAAACCAGCATCTAAAACAAAGAGCCAGAAATGATTACCTATCAAGAGATATCAAAAGAGACAGGATGTCAGTTGTTAAGGTAAAGCCAGTAGACATAACCACTAAGCAGAACATGTtatgggaagaaagagagcaaTTCAGATCAGCTCAACCACCAGAAAGAGATAGCTCTTTCCAACTCAGACGTACCCAACTGCCTAAGCCCATAGTTTCCCAAGGAAGTGCCGCTTTCAAAACCAGTTCACTTGGACAGCCTATGGGTATTGTTCAAAATGACTCTAGCAGCAAAGGTAAGAAAAAGCTCTACAGAAGTGAAATCTCTAGCCAGGAGTCCAAGAACTCCAAAACAGGAACCGGAGTTCAAGTCGGGGGGAGAAATCTACATGGTTCACCTCACAGAACCTCACACAGCCACCTTAAAGAGAAACTCGCACCCAAGAAGCAAAACCACAGCTTCTTAAGGGAGAGAACCCCATATAATTCCTCTGTAAGGAGCCAtcgcagtccctctgagaggagatgtcgcagtccctctgagaggagccatcgAAGTACTTCTCAGAAGAGCCATCACAttccctctgagaggagccatcaCAGTCTGTCTGAAAAAAGCCATCACAGTCTCTCTGAGAGGAGCCATCAAAGTGCCTCTGAGAGGAGTCATCGCAGTCTTCCTCAAAAGAGTCATCACAGTCCCTGTGAGAGGAGCCATCACAGTCTTTCTGAAAAAAGCCATCACAGTCCCTCTGATAGGAGCCTTCGTAGTCTCTCTGGAAGGAGCTATCACGGTgcctctgagaggagccatcgTGGTCCTTCTCAAAAGAGCCATCACAGTGCCTCTGAGAGGAGGCATCACGGTCCTTCTCAAAAGAGTCatcacagtccctc contains these protein-coding regions:
- the LOC119878503 gene encoding LOW QUALITY PROTEIN: uncharacterized protein C2orf16-like (The sequence of the model RefSeq protein was modified relative to this genomic sequence to represent the inferred CDS: inserted 1 base in 1 codon; deleted 2 bases in 1 codon), with the protein product MNSVELTPGFQQQGTNCRELTSGWQGMKSVVLAPEATKKFAPGPLLTSVKFSDWSPESQQRDEKSLEFTPDPKLQSIKHVKLSSASLQQDTKSVELAPGALLQGTKAEMLNRKRSYQITDSEIIPRPGHQFVECAEMIPTPKHQVPKSMNLISIPVYHITERLAHQGNETTEKSVELTPKPTSKAMDSSRVPLRLDLQVPESVDRTPVLRNQGSKSSKLTLKKSYQIPETLELLSESRPQLRDLRELHTRPLQQAVGFEEITPEPRHHTTETVGLTSKARQKGKEFLGVTPKPVSETTGYSERCPRPYPQALEFVEVISEKRLQRGESDALITKPLHHVPESPEMTSGLGYQVPESVGLTSRQWLQRRQSLELLQKQTGQAVGHTESVELTSETWQPENGSVGLPQSENQSIKYSQRAPGVRAQITEVMRISPKPLDQVPGSTKTQLQAALSIGITPGAPQKVTEYVKVTPGPPLQVVKSVALPGPAFQMIDYVQLTPKLQDVRPSEFTSELWLQSVKSKELTTEPTHQILDIMKSTGFQIVKTVLIPWPPLQIXKSEELAPGPIAQVVEPIGVALGSAIEVIDCFNLQEMVEPVELTPRPNTHVKSAELLSQPACPFEEPAVFTHEQGLQAVKAIGIKIRPPQMMESEDLNLRQVYQNRECEDFTSREELQIENYLSRFLHNSSNSLITSSDETEFGSLCDFEVPEVSRALDIRNIGTDIFQPEESFIDPTMIQSSTLPFSLHNQLSDKIANIVETPHFESSGVGVLSKTTDKKQVEELGNSLQGLSQHPPQSWRSPPRTFHSGSRIQRGLTSSVLGRQQNVWESHSWRQRLPRKYLSNMLMLGDVLGTTMERKLCSPTSLMERATRDIRQSIQNLFGVPAELMKPSQSLLEKGRGVIPQPSVARNYIQRHTSCRGHEQRTALRIWTRSSMSSIIQQYSGTRVRLKRSSKLTDISQDIFQHIPFSTSEGQPPAPVQLESSFNIVFTRKDSVPVEESENSLSFESQHSLKPSYLPHQAKTDFSEQFQLLQDLQLKIAAKLLRSQIPPNVPPPLTSGLVLKYPICLQCGRCAGFNCCHKLQGTFGPYLLIYPQLHLVRTPEGHGEIRLQLGFRLQTGKRPQVPKYHRRDRPITPRSPISPSLRTAKVYTRASKSPTSTIYFQSGSSQSPSPVRVHIRRRQYRGPDLVGKTEIRKPGLYEFSQVHSLPESVSESNQNVKWAKRKTKKTHNPKYPYPMKRITKGSRTQNTKLYTNGRSIIQSPSRELPAQVRSKRTGTSQTTSASLRRQSKKSSQPKFIQLLLQGLKQALQTAHRIMTSAGQKPVDRPRPDHSWSSKNQHLKQRARNDYLSRDIKRDRMSVVKVKPVDITTKQNMLWEEREQFRSAQPPERDSSFQLRRTQLPKPIVSQGSAAFKTSSLGQPMGIVQNDSSSKGKKKLYRSEISSQESKNSKTGTGVQVGGRNLHGSPHRTSHSHLKEKLAPKKQNHSFLRERTPYNSSVRSHRSPSERRCRSPSERSHRSTSQKSHHIPSERSHHSLSEKSHHSLSERSHQSASERSHRSLPQKSHHSPCERSHHSLSEKSHHSPSDRSLRSLSGRSYHGASERSHRGPSQKSHHSASERRHHGPSQKSHHSPSERSLRSPQKSHHSPSERSHHSLSEKSHHSPSDRSPRSLSGRSYHGASERSHRGPSQKGHHSASERRHHGPSQKSHHSPPERSHRSPQKSHHSPSKRSLRSPQKSHHSPSERSHHSFSEKRHHSPSERSPHSPSQKSHHRPSQWSHRSPYQKGHHSPSERSYRSLSVKSHRSPSERRCRSPSERRCRSPSERSHRSLGLI